One genomic region from Haloterrigena gelatinilytica encodes:
- a CDS encoding cupredoxin domain-containing protein codes for MNRRVYLAAVGSAVSAGLAGCSAVTSPFENDDPCDGQSCTIGMNRNAFLPDEYEASVGETVVWKNTSEAIHTVTARETSLPEGADYFATGGFEDEQTAIDAWHESQGGKLETRETFEHTFEVPGTYTYICEPHVNAGMTGQIIVSE; via the coding sequence ATGAATCGGCGCGTCTATCTCGCCGCCGTCGGCTCCGCCGTTTCGGCCGGACTGGCGGGCTGTTCGGCCGTCACCAGCCCCTTCGAGAACGACGATCCCTGCGACGGCCAGAGCTGTACCATCGGGATGAACCGGAACGCGTTTCTCCCCGACGAGTACGAGGCCAGCGTCGGCGAGACCGTCGTCTGGAAGAACACCAGCGAAGCCATCCACACGGTGACGGCCCGCGAGACGAGCCTTCCCGAGGGCGCCGACTACTTCGCGACCGGCGGCTTCGAGGACGAACAGACGGCGATCGACGCCTGGCACGAGTCCCAGGGCGGGAAACTCGAGACCCGCGAGACGTTCGAGCACACGTTCGAGGTGCCGGGAACCTACACCTACATCTGCGAACCCCACGTCAACGCCGGGATGACCGGCCAGATCATCGTCTCCGAGTGA
- a CDS encoding protein sorting system archaetidylserine synthase (This PssA-like phosphatidyltransferase, along with a PssD-like decarboxylase, is required in Haloarchaea for the archaeosortase ArtA to replace the PGF-CTERM sorting signal with a C-terminal lipid anchor.) gives MLPRFVGRLGVADAVTVSNAALGFVAVVVAFVDIALAARLILLAAVADGLDGILARRYGGTDVGPYLDSLADVASFAVAPAVVAFVVVTDSLELGFDAVTGELLLTTGTCALFVAMAVTRLGMYTAFDVSGNYTEGIQTTLAATIIGAAILAGTTDPWLVLAVTGAFCYLMVSRIEYPDLLARDAAIMGVVHVLAILIPEFAGHTFPYALLTLGIAYMTLSPWFYWREETQATAPDAHGNA, from the coding sequence ATGCTTCCCCGGTTCGTCGGGCGACTGGGCGTCGCCGACGCGGTGACCGTCTCCAACGCGGCGCTGGGATTCGTCGCCGTCGTCGTCGCCTTCGTCGACATTGCGCTCGCTGCACGTCTCATCCTGCTTGCGGCGGTCGCGGACGGGCTGGACGGGATCCTCGCCCGCCGCTACGGCGGCACCGACGTCGGTCCCTACCTCGACTCGCTGGCCGACGTCGCCTCCTTCGCGGTCGCCCCCGCGGTCGTCGCCTTCGTCGTCGTCACCGACAGTCTCGAGCTCGGGTTCGACGCGGTGACGGGCGAACTCCTCTTGACGACCGGGACCTGCGCGCTGTTCGTCGCGATGGCAGTCACCCGCCTCGGCATGTACACGGCATTCGACGTCAGCGGTAACTACACCGAGGGTATCCAGACGACGCTGGCGGCGACGATCATCGGCGCGGCGATCCTCGCCGGCACGACCGACCCGTGGCTCGTCCTCGCGGTGACGGGGGCGTTCTGTTACCTGATGGTCTCGCGCATCGAGTACCCCGACCTGCTCGCCCGCGACGCGGCCATCATGGGCGTCGTCCACGTCCTGGCGATCCTGATTCCCGAGTTCGCCGGTCACACGTTTCCCTACGCGCTGTTGACGCTGGGGATCGCGTACATGACGCTGAGCCCCTGGTTCTACTGGCGAGAGGAGACCCAGGCGACGGCGCCCGACGCGCATGGAAACGCTTAG
- a CDS encoding HEAT repeat domain-containing protein, translating to MSDDEAAEDGADEPAEEEPEPVDLEAIREALAAFEDDVEALESELEAAETEDDLDVVEADIESFREEFEEIEIPDPPETEEDEDEDEDEDAEPAPEEQLQERYDDIESDVSDLESDLEDQRGPYGEDVVSDINGASGTITGTRWTEEGNAELIEAVDDFLDELNELLGTSVTLSNEGEAVPDQLDATLDRAAEAVEDAALDADDDAETIAGLLEATDDLDSDIDDATEWTDLEIREQLRREGFYDVLDHVKDFPPEWHALKVHEKRGNVDQILLAYETFDSDYMEEHCLEALERMGPEEAMEPMIQKAGRRDQAAMRILGKIGIADDEVVEALVDYVDSNPNLQRPAFRALGEIGAEDAVEPIAQQLVADEPDVRSWAARALGLIGDTRAVEPLADVLADDEQDRVRASAAWALNQIGTAEALEIVADYGDDRAYLVQAEAEKAATEPAA from the coding sequence ATGAGCGATGACGAGGCAGCCGAGGACGGAGCGGACGAACCGGCTGAGGAGGAGCCCGAACCGGTCGATCTCGAGGCGATCCGCGAGGCGCTCGCGGCCTTCGAGGACGACGTCGAAGCCCTCGAGAGCGAGCTCGAGGCCGCCGAGACCGAGGACGATCTCGACGTCGTCGAGGCCGATATCGAGTCCTTCCGCGAGGAGTTCGAGGAGATCGAGATCCCCGACCCGCCGGAAACCGAGGAGGACGAAGACGAGGACGAGGACGAGGACGCCGAACCCGCGCCCGAGGAGCAACTCCAGGAGCGCTACGACGACATCGAGAGCGACGTCTCGGATCTCGAGTCCGATCTGGAGGACCAGCGCGGTCCCTACGGCGAGGACGTCGTCAGCGACATCAACGGCGCCAGCGGGACGATTACGGGCACCCGCTGGACCGAGGAGGGGAACGCCGAACTGATCGAGGCCGTCGACGACTTCCTCGACGAGCTGAACGAACTGCTCGGCACCTCGGTCACGCTGAGCAACGAGGGCGAGGCGGTCCCCGACCAGCTAGACGCGACTCTCGACCGCGCGGCCGAGGCCGTCGAGGACGCCGCCCTCGACGCCGACGACGACGCCGAGACGATCGCCGGCCTGCTCGAGGCCACGGACGACCTCGACTCCGATATCGACGACGCGACCGAGTGGACCGACCTCGAGATCCGCGAGCAACTGCGCCGCGAAGGGTTCTACGACGTGCTCGATCACGTCAAGGACTTCCCGCCGGAGTGGCACGCGCTGAAGGTCCACGAGAAACGCGGCAACGTCGACCAGATCCTGCTGGCCTACGAGACATTCGACTCCGATTACATGGAGGAACACTGCCTCGAGGCCTTAGAACGCATGGGTCCCGAGGAGGCCATGGAACCCATGATCCAGAAGGCGGGCCGCCGCGACCAGGCCGCGATGCGCATCCTGGGCAAGATCGGGATCGCCGACGACGAGGTCGTCGAGGCGCTGGTCGACTACGTCGACTCGAACCCCAACCTCCAGCGGCCCGCGTTCCGCGCGCTCGGCGAGATCGGTGCCGAGGACGCCGTCGAGCCGATCGCCCAGCAGCTGGTCGCCGACGAGCCGGACGTCCGTAGCTGGGCCGCCCGCGCGCTCGGCCTGATCGGCGACACCCGCGCCGTCGAGCCGCTCGCGGACGTGCTGGCCGACGACGAACAGGACCGCGTCCGCGCCAGCGCCGCCTGGGCGTTAAACCAGATCGGCACCGCCGAGGCCCTCGAGATCGTCGCCGACTACGGCGACGACCGCGCGTATCTCGTCCAGGCCGAAGCCGAGAAGGCCGCGACCGAGCCCGCGGCCTGA